From the Solanum stenotomum isolate F172 chromosome 4, ASM1918654v1, whole genome shotgun sequence genome, one window contains:
- the LOC125863359 gene encoding mitochondrial thiamine diphosphate carrier 2-like, with amino-acid sequence MEETGQLKRALIDATAGAVSGGISRTVTSPLDVIKIRFQVQLEPTNQWASLRRVVHGTSKYTGMLQATKDILREEGLKGFWRGNVPALLMVMPYTAIQFTVLKQLKTFAAGSSKTEDHINLSPYLSYISGALAGCAATVGSYPFDLLRTILASQGEPKVYRNMRSAFVDIFRARGVPGLYAGLTPTLVEIAPYAGLQFGTYDTFKRWMTAWNLLRSSNSSQGDEFISSFQLFICGLGSGTCAKAVCHPLDVVKKRFQIEGLQRHPRYGARLEARAYKNMYDGLRRILLEEGWAGLYKGIVPSIVKAAPAGAVTFVAYEYTSDWLESILT; translated from the exons ATGGAGGAGACAGGGCAACTTAAAAGGGCATTAATAGATGCCACAGCGGGGGCAGTTTCTGGTGGTATATCAAGGACTGTAACCTCACCTCTCGATGTAATCAAGATCAGATTTCAG GTCCAACTGGAACCCACTAATCAGTGGGCCTCGCTTCGGAGAGTTGTGCATGGAACTTCTAAGTACACTGGGATGCTGCAAGCTACTAAGGATATACTCAGGGAAGAAGGCTTAAAg GGCTTCTGGCGGGGTAATGTTCCAGCTTTGTTGATGGTTATGCCATATACTGCCATACAATTCACAGTGTTGAAGCAGTTGAAAACTTTTGCTGCTGGTTCTTCAAAGACAG AAGATCACATCAATTTGAGCCCTTATCTTTCTTATATCAGCGGAGCATTAGCAGGATGTGCAGCTACAGTTGGTTCATATCCATTTGATCTCCTGAGAACCATTTTAGCCTCCCAAGGGGAGCCAAAG GTTTATCGAAACATGAGGTCTGCATTTGTTGACATATTCAGGGCTCGGGGTGTTCCGGGACTCTATGCTGGATTGACACCAACACTAGTTGAGATTGCTCCATATGCTGGTTTGCAGTTTGGAACTTATGATACGTTCAAACGTTGGATGACG GCCTGGAATCTTCTTAGATCTTCTAACTCAAGCCAAGGTGATGAGTTTATTTCAAGCTTTCAGCTGTTCATCTGTGGTTTAGGTTCTGGAACATGTGCTAAAGCTGTCTGCCATCCTCTTGACGTGGTTAAAAAGAGGTTCCAG ATTGAAGGACTACAGAGGCATCCAAGATACGGGGCTCGACTCGAGGCTCGTGCTTATAAAAATATGTACGATGGCCTCCGCCGGATCTTGCTAGAGGAAGGTTGGGCTGGACTATATAAAGGCATTGTCCCATCAATTGTTAAAGCAGCACCTGCTGGTGCTGTAACATTTGTTGCCTATGAATATACATCAGACTGGCTTGAGTccattttgacttaa
- the LOC125863431 gene encoding pentatricopeptide repeat-containing protein At4g32430, mitochondrial → MFTRRLTTQNFCSSHNAHQLFDTITKPALISIHHSMLNYIQQNRKIEALKLFKNQLQMGISEIDEVVVALALKGCREDVNLGTQVHSLAIRSGFIEHVTVPNSLMSMYSKTGKFNNAMCVFDGLKFPDRVSYNTLLSGFENGIEALGFVHWMHSVGVVFDAVSYTTAISHCTDEEEFRVGSQLHSLVMRFGVDNDVFVGNALVTMYSKCGYIVESERVFLEMSCKDLVSWNALLSGYAQEGGYSGEAASGFREMMREGVKPDHVSFTSAVSACGQEKCLELAKQIHGLVIQMAYGTHVSVCNVLISLYYKCDVTEDANKVFQSMNERNVVSWTTMLSMNDENVVSIFNGMRRDGVYPNHVTFVGLIHSVTVKNSLTEGKMVHGFCLKTNFFSELNVANSFVTMYAKFELMEDVLKVFEELDQRDLISWNALISGYAQNGMSREALQTFLSVSMELPPNEYTFGSVLSAIASSECISLKHGQRCHACLIKRGFNSNPIVSGALLDMYAKRGSISESQGVFDEVADRSQVSWTAIISAHSRHGDYESVMALFEEMKKKGVSPDSITFLSILTACGRKGMVDTGIDIFNSMVRDYSIESSSEHYACMVDMFGRAGRLKEAEFFLAQIPGGPGLSVLQSLLGACKIYGNVDMATRVANTLIALEPEQSGSYVLMSNLFAEKGQWDKVANIRKGMRDKGVKKEIGFSWVDVGSIEYSLNLHGFSSDDKSHPRTEEIYWMAECIGSELKHLERDKEESEFVTLACII, encoded by the coding sequence ATGTTTACCCGCCGTTTAACAACTCAAAATTTCTGTTCATCTCACAATGCACACCAACTGTTTGATACAATTACTAAACCAGCTCTTATCTCCATTCACCATTCCATGCTCAATTATATACAGCAAAACCGCAAAATTGAAGCTCTTAAGCTCTTCAAGAATCAGCTTCAAATGGGTATATCAGAAATTGATGAAGTTGTTGTAGCTTTAGCTCTAAAGGGTTGTAGAGAAGATGTGAATCTTGGAACTCAAGTTCATAGCTTGGCGATTAGGAGTGGGTTCATTGAGCACGTAACTGTTCCAAATTCATTGATGAGTATGTATAGTAAAACTGGAAAGTTTAATAATGCTATGTGTGTATTTGATGGGTTGAAGTTCCCAGATAGAGTTTCTTATAACACCCTGCTTTCGGGGTTCGAAAATGGTATAGAGGCATTGGGTTTTGTTCATTGGATGCATTCTGTTGGGGTTGTTTTCGATGCTGTAAGTTATACTACTGCTATTAGTCATTGTACGGATGAAGAGGAATTTCGTGTTGGTAGTCAGTTGCATTCTCTTGTGATGAGGTTTGGAGTTGATAACGATGTTTTTGTTGGAAATGCACTTGTTACTATGTATTCAAAGTGTGGTTATATAGTGGAAAGTGAAAGAGTGTTTCTTGAAATGTCGTGTAAGGATTTGGTTTCGTGGAATGCATTGCTCTCGGGGTATGCACAGGAAGGGGGTTATTCAGGGGAAGCTGCCTCGGGGTTTAGGGAAATGATGAGGGAAGGGGTGAAACCTGATCATGTGTCGTTTACTAGTGCTGTATCTGCTTGTGGACAGGAGAAATGTTTGGAGCTTGCGAAGCAGATACATGGTTTGGTTATTCAAATGGCGTATGGTACTCATGTTTCGGTGTGTAATGTTTTGATAtcattgtattataagtgtgaTGTGACTGAAGATGCGAACAAGGTTTTCCAAAGTATGAATGAACGTAACGTTGTGTCTTGGACAACAATGCTTTCCATGAATGATGAAAATGTTGTATCTATTTTCAATGGGATGCGGAGAGATGGGGTTTACCCCAATCACGTTACATTTGTTGGATTAATTCATTCTGTAACTGTCAAGAATTCGTTGACAGAAGGCAAAATGGTTCACGGATTTTGTTTAAAGACAAATTTCTTCTCTGAACTGAATGTTGCTAATAGCTTCGTTACCATGTATGCTAAGTTTGAATTAATGGAAGACGTGTTAAAGGTTTTTGAAGAGCTCGACCAGAGAGATCTCATATCATGGAATGCTTTGATTTCTGGATATGCTCAAAATGGGATGTCTCGAGAAGCTTTACAAACATTCTTGTCAGTGTCAATGGAGTTACCACCAAATGAATACACGTTTGGCAGTGTCTTGAGCGCAATTGCCTCATCTGAGTGTATTTCATTAAAGCATGGCCAGCGATGCCATGCTTGTTTGATAAAGCGGGGATTCAACAGTAATCCAATTGTTTCAGGTGCTCTCCTTGACATGTACGCAAAACGTGGGAGTATCTCTGAATCTCAAGGAGTTTTCGATGAGGTAGCAGACAGGAGTCAAGTTTCATGGACTGCTATTATTTCTGCTCATTCGAGACATGGTGATTATGAATCAGTTATGGCTTTGTTTGaggagatgaagaagaaaggcgTGAGTCCTGACTCAATAACGTTTCTTTCTATACTAACAGCATGTGGTCGAAAGGGAATGGTTGATACGGGAATAGATATCTTCAATTCCATGGTTAGAGATTATTCCATCGAATCATCTTCAGAGCACTACGCTTGTATGGTGGACATGTTTGGTCGGGCAGGGAGGCTAAAGGAAGCTGAATTTTTCTTGGCTCAGATTCCCGGAGGACCTGGCTTGTCCGTGCTGCAAAGCTTACTTGGTGCTTGTAAGATTTACGGAAATGTTGATATGGCAACAAGGGTAGCCAATACATTGATCGCGTTAGAACCAGAGCAGTCAGGCTCATATGTTTTGATGTCGAATTTGTTTGCAGAGAAGGGGCAGTGGGATAAGGTAGCGAATATCAGAAAAGGAATGCGAGACAAGGGAGTGAAGAAGGAGATAGGATTCAGCTGGGTAGATGTAGGTAGCATTGAGTATTCTTTGAATTTGCACGGATTTTCATCGGATGACAAGTCTCATCCGCGGACTGAGGAGATATATTGGATGGCGGAATGTATAGGTTCAGAGCTGAAACATTTGGAGCGCGACAAAGAAGAAAGTGAGTTCGTGACATTAGCCTGTATTATATGA
- the LOC125862898 gene encoding flowering-promoting factor 1-like protein 3: protein MSGVWIFKNGVVRLENPGDCHVSSTTGHRKVLVHVPSNEVITCYANLERKLYSLGWERYYDDPQLLQYHKRSTIHLISLPIDFNRFKSIHMYDIVVKNRNEFEVRDM, encoded by the coding sequence ATGTCTGGTGTTTGGATTTTCAAAAACGGTGTCGTTCGGCTAGAAAACCCCGGTGACTGCCACGTCAGCTCCACGACCGGTCATCGGAAAGTTCTAGTTCATGTTCCTAGTAATGAAGTCATTACATGTTATGCAAATCTTGAAAGAAAGCTTTATAGTCTTGGATGGGAAAGGTATTATGATGATCCACAACTTCTTCAATACCACAAAAGATCCACAATTCATCTTATTTCCCTCCCAATTGATTTTAATAGGTTTAAATCCATTCATATGTATGATATTGTTGTTAAAAATCGAAATGAATTTGAAGTTAGAGATATGTAA
- the LOC125862449 gene encoding probable protein phosphatase 2C 40, which yields MMGGQSIADSAGQIKISFGYHCNNSTDDSGEESDGIDVRPGSKLRRANSSFSCLSGAALSANATLANTNICNGLFGAEILPALDSPTSFRRIPSSPSFSKLDLLSSSFQNSLSNLSCSPSSPSELAEDNSSSLRSTSAPSRCESFLNATEVKIAGGAAGEDRVQAVCSEENDSLFCGIYDGFNGRDAADFLAGTLYETIRHYLGLLDCELERESKVSDHVGFYGLPYLEVEKSCTSFKQRVLNSLEQALIQAENDFLHMVEQEMDNRPDLVSIGSCVLVVLLLGKNIYVLNAGDSRAVLATYGEGIGANSDGRLQAVQLTVSHTVDDESERIQLLKNHPEDPSTIVGGKVKGRLKVTRALGVGYLKKKSMNDALMGILRVRNLVSPPYVTVQPSRTVHEISSSDHFVVLGSDGLFDFFNNDDVVKLVHSYIQRYPFGDPAKFLVEQLVMRAADCAGFSKEELMSIPAGRRRKYHDDVTVMVIILGMNKRTSKASTRL from the exons ATGATGGGCGGACAATCAATAGCTGATTCAGCGGGGCAAATCAAAATAAGTTTTGGATATCACTGTAATAACAGCACAGATGATTCTGGTGAGGAATCAGATGGTATTGACGTGCGTCCTGGAAGTAAACTTCGAAGAGCCAACAGTTCCTTCTCTTGCCTGTCTGGGGCAGCTCTAAGTGCCAATGCCACACTAGCTAACACAAATATTTGCAATGGATTGTTCGGGGCTGAGATACTGCCAGCACTGGATTCACCTACTTCATTCCGACGGATACCCTCTTCTCCGTCGTTCTCAAAGTTGGATTTATTATCATCTTCTTTTCAGAATAGCTTGTCAAACTTAAGTTGTAGTCCATCCTCTCCAAGCGAGCTAGCTGAAGACAATTCATCTTCATTGAGATCCACAAGTGCTCCTTCTAGGTGTGAAAGCTTCCTTAATGCAACAGAAGTTAAAATTGCTGGTGGTGCAGCAGGTGAAGACAGAGTTCAGGCTGTTTGTTCTGAAGAGAACGACTCACTCTTCTGTGGCATATATGATGGATTTAATGGAAGAGACGCAGCTGATTTTCTGGCTGGAACATTGTACGAAACAATTAGGCATTACCTTGGTTTATTAGACTGTGAACTCGAGCGAGAGTCTAAAGTTTCTGATCACGTGGGTTTTTATGGGCTTCCTTATTTAGAGGTGGAAAAGTCATGTACGTCTTTTAAGCAAAGGGTTCTTAATAGTCTGGAACAGGCTCTTATTCAAGCTGAGAATGATTTCCTTCACATGGTTGAACAGGAAATGGATAACCGCCCTGACTTGGTGTCGATTGGATCCTGTGTATTAGTGGTGCTTCTACTCGGGAAGAACATATATGTGCTCAATGCAGGAGACAGTCGAGCTGTATTGGCAACTTATGGTGAAGGCATTGGTGCTAATAGTGATGGAAGGTTGCAAGCTGTGCAGCTGACTGTTAGTCATACTGTCGATGATGAATCTGAAAGAATTCAACTATTAAAGAATCATCCTGAAGATCCCTCAACAATCGTGGGTGGGAAAGTTAAGGGAAGGCTTAAGGTTACTCGGGCACTTGGAGTGGGTTACTTGAAAAAG AAGAGTATGAATGATGCATTGATGGGAATTCTTCGTGTCCGGAATCTAGTTAGTCCTCCATATGTTACTGTACAGCCATCTCGGACTGTACATGAAATATCTAGTTCTGATCACTTTGTTGTACTTGGAAGCGATGGTCTATTTGACTTCTTCAACAACGATGATGTTGTAAAGCTTGTCCATTCTTACATTCAACGTTACCCTTTTGGTGATCCAGCCAAATTTCTTGTGGAGCAACTTGTCATGCGAGCTGCAGATTGTGCAG GCTTTAGTAAGGAAGAGTTGATGAGCATACCAGCTGGGAGGAGGAGGAAATATCATGATGATGTGACAGTAATGGTGATAATCCTGGGAATGAACAAACGTACCTCAAAAGCATCGACTCGTCTATAA
- the LOC125863380 gene encoding uncharacterized protein LOC125863380 yields MADNEIKNMISDLTKRLGSLKNVRNKAALGDSSQSDDDDHGTRIITLAGTNVGASLRGEMEEKVGIEGDSSEENEVLKTYVNSNFQSLNNSIMLGGSYCTNNPGVHLDINDDIEHHEPLARGHGEKKGNKHYSD; encoded by the coding sequence atGGCTGATAATGAGATCAAGAACATGATATCTGATCTAACGAAACGCCTAGGCAGCCTTAAAAATGTTCGTAATAAGGCTGCACTAGGTGACTCGAGCCAGAGTGATGACGATGATCATGGCACCAGGATCATCACTCTGGCTGGAACCAATGTGGGAGCTAGTTTGCGCGGTGAGATGGAGGAGAAAGTAGGCATTGAGGGCGATTCATCGGAGGAAAATGAAGTGTTGAAAACATATGTAAATAGcaattttcaatctctcaacaATTCCATCATGTTAGGTGGTAGCTATTGTACTAATAACCCTGGTGTTCATTTGGACATTAATGATGATATTGAACACCACGAGCCGCTAGCACGAGGACATGGAGAAAAGAAAGGCAACAAGCACTATTCAGACTAA
- the LOC125863379 gene encoding WAT1-related protein At3g30340-like, whose amino-acid sequence MKSYVEWYPIIIMLAIDFALSICNILLKKIIMDGMNHFVFITYRQAISTVFLAPVAFFLERNKRPKLTPQILCYLFLSAIVGASLTQYLFLLGIQYTSATFACAFLNMVPVVTFLMALLFGLETTNIKDRSGRAKVIGTLICLGGAFLLTFYKGKPLIHFSHFKDLSQTLEEPISSSKRNVQWIFGSMILFAGTILWSSWFLIQAKIGKKYPCQYSSTVIMTFFSAIQSAILTFSTDRTLSIWIPKEKIIDMLSVVYTGLIGSGLCFVGMSWCVKKRGPVFTAAFSPLIQVMAAMLDVPILHEQLHLGSVIGSVIVIVGLYFLLWGKTKEMQKVSQETEEKKEKELNFQVHEANDEQEIP is encoded by the exons ATGAAGAGCTATGTGGAATGGTATCCTATCATTATCATGTTGGCGATAGATTTTGCTTTATCGATTTGTAATATACTTCTCAAGAAGATTATCATGGATGGTATGAACCATTTCGTGTTCATCACTTATCGACAGGCCATTTCAACCGTGTTTTTAGCCCCAGTCGCCTTCTTTCTTGAAAG GAATAAAAGGCCTAAACTCACCCCTCAAATCTTGTGCTATCTTTTCTTGAGTGCAATTGTTGG gGCATCTCTTACACAATACTTATTCCTTCTTGGCATACAATACACTTCTGCAACATTTGCATGTGCATTTCTCAACATGGTACCAGTGGTAACATTCCTTATGGCATTACTTTTCGG GTTAGAGACAACTAACATAAAAGATAGAAGTGGAAGAGCCAAAGTTATTGGTACATTAATATGCCTTGGAGGTGCCTTTTTACTGACTTTTTACAAAGGCAAACCTTTAATCCACTTTTCACACTTTAAAGATTTATCTCAAACTTTGGAGGAACCTATCAGTTCCTCTAAAAGAAATGTACAATGGATCTTTGGCTCGATGATCTTATTCGCTGGAACTATTTTGTGGTCCTCGTGGTTCCTTATTCAAGCGAAAATTGGGAAGAAATATCCATGTCAGTACTCGAGCACGGTTATTATGACCTTTTTCAGTGCCATACAATCAGCTATCTTAACTTTTTCCACTGATAGAACACTTTCCATTTGGATTCCAAAGGAGAAGATCATCGACATGTTGAGTGTCGTTTATACT GGCTTAATAGGCTCAGGACTATGCTTTGTTGGGATGTCGTGGTGTGTTAAGAAGAGGGGACCGGTCTTTACTGCAGCATTCAGTCCTCTTATACAAGTTATGGCAGCCATGTTAGACGTTCCAATTCTACACGAACAACTCCATCTCGGAAG TGTGATTGGATCAGTTATTGTAATCGTTGGACTATACTTTTTACTATGGGGCAAGACTAAAGAAATGCAGAAAGTTTCTCAAGAAACtgaagagaaaaaggaaaaagagttaAATTTCCAAGTTCATGAAGCTAATGATGAACAAGAAATACCTTGA
- the LOC125862080 gene encoding heat shock factor-binding protein-like isoform X1 has product MDGHDGDNTKQSTADMTVFVQNLLQQMQTRFQTMSESIISKIDEMGNRIDELEQSINDLRGEMGQDGAPSPSASLKPKEDAKPTDDSSA; this is encoded by the exons atg GATGGGCATGACGGTGATAATACAAAACAGAGCACTGCTGATATGACTGTGTTT GTCCAGAATCTTCTACAGCAAATG CAAACCAGATTCCAGACAATGTCTGAATCAATCATCTCAAAAA TTGACGAGATGGGAAACCGGATTGATGAACTTGAACAGAGCATCAACGATTTGAGAGGTGAAATGGGTCAAGATGGTGCTCCATCGCCTTCAGCATCTTTGAAACCAAAAGAGGATGCGAAGCCAACAGATGATTCTAGTGCATAA
- the LOC125862080 gene encoding heat shock factor-binding protein-like isoform X2, whose amino-acid sequence MDGHDGDNTKQSTADMTVFVQNLLQQMQTRFQTMSESIISKNIEMGNRIDELEQSINDLRGEMGQDGAPSPSASLKPKEDAKPTDDSSA is encoded by the exons atg GATGGGCATGACGGTGATAATACAAAACAGAGCACTGCTGATATGACTGTGTTT GTCCAGAATCTTCTACAGCAAATG CAAACCAGATTCCAGACAATGTCTGAATCAATCATCTCAAAAAATATC GAGATGGGAAACCGGATTGATGAACTTGAACAGAGCATCAACGATTTGAGAGGTGAAATGGGTCAAGATGGTGCTCCATCGCCTTCAGCATCTTTGAAACCAAAAGAGGATGCGAAGCCAACAGATGATTCTAGTGCATAA